Within Oreochromis aureus strain Israel breed Guangdong linkage group 19, ZZ_aureus, whole genome shotgun sequence, the genomic segment agtctctgatttaaacaacacatttgttttctattccaacacatgagctggaatgttgtattattttaaggatggcttgtttccagtccaggcattactgcctgaatgactgtcatggatcgaggtgatccaaatgtaggtgcagaaaaagtctttaacttcccttaagtacagtggcagtggatgtgggttgaagatgcaatgagcttgaacctgcaggcgaccatcttcactgaccacaccatctgtgacggaggactcatctctcctgttgtcctgcaagcaaacaatcatattttttggagcatgaacttaattgctttcttaaaacatttttttctgcattcggtatagaacagactccaatttagacgatctcaggccccctccccaccggagaggtgacattcaatgtcccaaattgtcagtctgcatagccctgagccaccacccaacacacaataatgtcatgaaagcatcattttaaaaaggctatgcaaacatggtcaataactttcattctaatgatgtgcaaaatgattttgggcacaaaacagattttgctgttagaaaacttgcagactacactatatacagtgtagaccctctaaactaagtttggggatgtgatctttcaagaaatgcagaccaaactgttgttgtttgtttacttacacagcatgtcttgtagaattaactgtggtcaccagcaacagcacagtgcagtcatatctcaagtctaataacagaagacaggaaaagatcagtaaagaaacaacttccccaaaccaaagcacaaataaaacaataagtaaaacaggctgatctaaagtatgattatagttcagcctgattaatataaatgtcaccgacagttgctaatatattggaaaaccaaaatacttactgatgtctttctgtccaacaacaggagtgctggtcccgagcctcaaagacagtaagaagccagcagaggagaaaaaacagaacatttttcagaaactgatttgatccttaacggctgtgcaatcattgtaacatagagtttgcttatgttgttaaataaaggctagatttgacattaatagatgccacagatgttctaaagctgccacaaagcatgaaaaaaatagaCATCTACGAAAACGTCGagacatttttgcaaatatgtgatgtcttgataaatcgaacagatatttgaaatttacacagctacattctcgcctgaaaatatcttaaagtttattttgtgacccagaaaaagtaataagtttttcagcggcgctcctccgccattgcagcgcttacaagtacgcacaggctccgacaaccgtggccgacaaatgcgatcctccttttccccggattaccctttctgggtcacaaaataaccttttaagatattttcaggcgacaatgtagctgtgtaatgctcaaatatctacttaatttatcaaaatatcacatatttgcaaaagtgctccacgttttcggagagctctgttatccacccccacatcccacacctaccccacccctaacggctgcacctcccgaagaattttgtctgggctcttatctcacttatttatttcaaacaatcaacagagaatttcaccacatagctttatgtaaggtttttaaggctgtggtgttaatttttcaatgtaacatgagcccagcgcagcaacaacgctaggctaacactaactagctagcaagattttaaacctggtgctaaactaagagaagccacaaaatcagtttgaataagagtaaacatttactcaccaagtcagtgtatcaggtaaagatccacagcaatgacaacaataatatcttgagctgacgcttctccaggtttgctcaacatattccataaaaatgcaccgtgaacatgcggactgatccgacagggaggaggacggtagtcacgtggcattttcaaacacatctttcatccttccgcactgagaagcaaaacttccagcttacttagtttttctaactTAAGACAACttaaataaatggagtttatcagcgtttttgcataaaaagtactggtaacttatttaaattgagttctaataacaaattgataataattgagttcagcctatttaatatttttaattaaacacaatattacattttacagtgtagatgCAATTGATCCCAACAATAACTCCCAGTAATACCTAAAATCTCGTCATTAGAGCATGCCACCTAATCACAACCTATGAATTAAACAAATTCTATTAAAGCTTTAAGCAACCAAATTTGAATAAAATGGATAGTACAAATAATTAATTTGCTACCCTTGAACTCTATACAGTATACTTTTTAATTTCTACATTTATTTGATGTTGAAATGTTAATGGTGACATAATGGGTAGACCGCTATTTGTGAAATATCCTTTTTTATCCCGGGCGTGTTTTCTTCCATCGTTGCAAGCAATAACATTACACAGTCCCACCAGCAGGTGTCTCCGTAGACCACAGTTCAGGTGGAACTCAGCCAGTTAGTATATCGGTCAGTAAGGCAAATGGGCGGGTGTGCGAGCAAGAGAGGTGATTGGTCGCACCCCCAGCAGTTCCTGTTCCTCACTGTGTGATTGGAAGGGGTGGACTGTTACTAGGTATGGGACCACTGCTTATGAAACtacgtgtgtgtgagagagaaagcgCCATCACAAAGCGACAGTacagcttgtttttttgtttatgattcataaaaaataaagttctaACAGTTTCTCGGAGCTATGCACGAAAAAAGGTCAGGCATGTGACTTTATTCGGAACACCAGTCCACATATGCTAAATACACCAGGGACATTATAATTAACTTAGTAGAGTATTATGCAAGAGCTGTAACTCGTGCCCTCCTTGCTTCCATGTGACAGATCTGAATGTGCTCAAATATGCTTCTAATGAACTCCAGTACAGAACAACCAACTTGCCTGTCTGTTCTGACTCATCTGGCTCTGTCTCTGAGTTAATGAACAGGACGTGATGTCCCCAGATGGATTCGCCAAAAGAGCTTTTATAACAcccagaaaaaacagaaaaaaaaatcattcaacCAGCAGGAAGCTACCCACAGGCCAGTCAGCACATTTGAAAGAACATGAGTGAGCTTCAGCTGACCAAAGAgggcggtggtggtggtgggagtCAGCGTGACACACATGCTCACAGGATGTGGGCAGGCACcacttttgtgtatttgtgcatgAGTTGACTGGGAAAGATTGCTGACTTCATCTTGATCCCACACacgatttctttcatttttagaaTAAGGGAAAGGTCACAAGACTCATGATCACGACTCATTTACCCttgtttttattacaaataTGTATTAAATAATATGAAAAGGTAGGGAGATACAATCAAGGTATAATTATGGTACTGATGATTACTATTCATATGTACATTTcttttcaacccccccccccaaaaaaaataaaaaaaaattaacaaattaaTTTCATAGTACAACAAACAACACATTCACATACACGTACATGGATATCAACACAAACAAAGGAGAGGTGCAGAAGGTGAAATGTATAAGACAAAACTTCATACAAAGGCTTTGGCAAGAGTGCATACATATCATCAATTATATAAACAAAGAATCTTTTAGAGAAAATATGTGTACAAATAAGCAGTAGAGCAGGAAGAGAGTCCAGTGcatgatttctttttcattccCATGATTCAAAAGAACAGCAGTCCCATGTGCTTGACTGCTtcctgtgtgtccctctggtATCTTGGGAGTGGGTCGGGTGGCAGGTTGTTCATTGTTTACTTTGAGCCAACAGGTACCAGCATGCTTAGCGTTGCAATGCCAGATTTTGAGGGAGGGATTTTTCCAGCAGCCATTTTGTTCAAACTCCTGACGTCAGCCTGCCAGGAAGGAATTTTCTTTGTGGTCATGTGGCGGCGGGCGTGTTTGGTCAGGTGATCGCTGCGCATGAACCGCCGGTCACACACGGGACACACAAACTTCTTCTCGCCAGTGTGCGTACGCCTGTGACGGGAGAGCTCGTCAGAGCGGGCGAACCTCTTATCACACCCGTCCCAGCTGCAGCTGAAGGGCTTCTCACCTAAGGGAGGACCAAGTGAAGAAAACAAGTGAGTCACATTGTAGTCATAAAAACTTGACACATAACTGAGTTTGGCTTACACTAAAACAATGAGCTCACTCTCTTTCCCGACAAGAATAACAAGGTCGGAGAAGGAATGTTTTACAAACAGGATGCAACACTCATCATCGACAGGCACATTTTCATTCCACATTCTCACAAGCAACTCTGAAGGCAGTAAAccccccacctgtgtgtgttCGAAGATGAGCTTTGAGGTGTGAGCTCTTGAAGTATGTCTTCCTGCAGCCTGGGAAGTTGCAGACATAGTTCCTCCTGCGGGAAAAATCCATCTTTGTGgctgtggtgctgctgctgggtcCTGTTGACACGTACACAGGGGCTGGGGCCAGAGGTAGTAGCTTGGTGTTGCCCAGGGTCATGACAGTCTGAGGGCAGTGGGGGGCCTGAGAGACGGATGACTGAGGGAGGACCAGCATCACTGTGCCTTGGGGCACTGAGGAGCCCACAATCAGGGACTGCTGGACAGGGGGGTTGTTAGCTGAGGTGGGTTGGGGGAGGATGGGTGTGGCGGCAGTCCGAATGCCAGAATTGGATGTCCGAACCGCACTGGGGATGAAGGCTGAGATTATACCCGATTGGCTGCTGACAGGGAACATCTGGCAGATGATTTGAGGGCTTGCAACTGGAGGAGGGGACACAGTTGTGGGAACAGGGGGAGAGGGTGGGCTATTTTGCGGTTGGCTGTTGACAGGAGTTAGGGTGGGGACATTGTCCAAACAGGATTTGGGGGGACTGGGTGGCTGCTCTGTTTTTGAAGGTATGAGAGAAGCAGGAGGGGATGGAGGTGTGGttatctgctctgtgtttgtgatGCACTGCTGCTCCCGCTGCTGGGAGACCATTGTAGTAGCTGTTGCCAAGTCCCTAGCTTTCTCTGGATTGGGGGCCACTGGAATGTGGTGCTGGCAGAGGGTTCTGTCCGCAGTGTGGCGGATCACACTTGTCGCCATTGCTCTGCAGGGCTGTGTGAGGGGGAGAGAGGGGGTCTTTTCAGCAACGGTTGCCAGGACAGGTTGCTGAGTGGATGCGACCGAGCCAGAACCTGACTGCGACGCAGTGCCTGATGATGTTTCAACAAAGCTGGGACTGTGGGGCGGGGTCATACACTGCAAAGAGACAGTCAGAGAGTTAAAAAGTGCATCTACTGTCTCTAGTTGCATAAGAACCTACATTTGCAGTGATAAGCATCACAGGTGGCAAGCAGATAAGACATAAGAATAACCATCATAATGAGCTATAAAACAGTGATTTTTATGACCCTGCCTCTGCAAGAAGGAACTCTGCCTGAGGGTCAAACACCTTACTGTAACAAggttaaatggcctgtattttgtatagtgctttactagtccctaaggaccccaaagcgctttttCTTGTTCTAGAAATTGTCAGCTGCCCCAACCTCATATCAGTAACACATATGCATCACAAGGTCAAACCTTTCAGTCCTTTTAGTTAAAACTATGATGAAGAAATGCTGCAGTAGTGGTGCCCATATGTTGGTGCTATATGATATATGTCTTACCAGGGAGGAGAAGGACACAAAGTCCTTTGGGGGGTCTGGAAGTTCTGATGGTGGGAGGGAGTCACCGGAGTCTGAAGCTGGGGTTAGGGGTCTTGGTTTGCAGGTCTTTGGCTTTGGCTTTTTGCGGTTATAGAAAAGATCTGTGCCCCAACAGCTCATGCACACCAGAGCCTCCGCTGCTTCCAGGTCAGTGTACTCCAGACCAGAGCAGTCGAAACCCAATCCACTAGAGTCAGAGTGCTCGCTGTCATGCCTCCTTCTCTTTACATTAACCTCACAGGCATCCATATACTCAGTCTGGGGGGGGGtgaaattaaattacatttgtgTATTCAGGTCACTGACaacgcacgcacaaacacacaaagctaCTTTCCCCGCCTATTCCACATTATGTTTATTCAACTTTTCTCCGATCGCGCTGAGTAGGAgacatttttttattctatGAACCCgaatggaacaaaaaaaaaaaaattctatttcCAGTTATCATCTGCTCAGTCACTCTTCCTGTATCTGAAGTTCCCGGGCCAAACTCTGCACCGCTGCCAATAAGGGAGCGGGGGGTGCTGGTGACTACACCCCACCCCATGCACTGCCTCTGGCCCAAAGCCAGGACACCTCCCATTACCAAATATAGACCAAACAGTGACGTGCTGCCGAGATGAGCCATGTGAAATCCCCATAAAGCGGGTTTGCATCAGGAAGTAGGCTTGTCACGTTCCaacttttattatatatttttaacagtAAACAAAGCATATTAGTGCTTCTCCACAGAAATACACCCGGACTAAAAAAAATTGACAGCGACAGAGTTCCGCATGTCGTTGcgtgatatttttatttatcttattttatttaaggttgaataaaatgctaaaaaatagtgctcatgttaaatatgttttttgtaGCACTATTGCAAAGTTAATTagacaaaaaaatataattgatatacttttaaataaatgtcaaaTTAAGCTTATATTTATGCAAGTGCTGAAATGTCAAAGTAAACAAGTGGACGTTAAAAGGATtgaagtgaaaacaaacaaacaaaaaaaatgttgcgTAAAGCTAAAGTGACAGTTTAATAAAATTGTCTTACCTCGAGTGAGTCCATTTCGTTGAATTTTCGCGATGGCATTGAGGAATAAAATATTTAGATATcgcgtttttgtttttgaagccagTTTAGAACAAAGAGACGGCGGTTGCCAGAGCTGCTGCCTGTTCCGATAGGGTTGAGGTCGTCTTTTCTCTGACTGGCTCCCTTTTCTctcagctgtgtgt encodes:
- the LOC116334732 gene encoding Krueppel-like factor 11 — encoded protein: MPSRKFNEMDSLETEYMDACEVNVKRRRHDSEHSDSSGLGFDCSGLEYTDLEAAEALVCMSCWGTDLFYNRKKPKPKTCKPRPLTPASDSGDSLPPSELPDPPKDFVSFSSLCMTPPHSPSFVETSSGTASQSGSGSVASTQQPVLATVAEKTPSLPLTQPCRAMATSVIRHTADRTLCQHHIPVAPNPEKARDLATATTMVSQQREQQCITNTEQITTPPSPPASLIPSKTEQPPSPPKSCLDNVPTLTPVNSQPQNSPPSPPVPTTVSPPPVASPQIICQMFPVSSQSGIISAFIPSAVRTSNSGIRTAATPILPQPTSANNPPVQQSLIVGSSVPQGTVMLVLPQSSVSQAPHCPQTVMTLGNTKLLPLAPAPVYVSTGPSSSTTATKMDFSRRRNYVCNFPGCRKTYFKSSHLKAHLRTHTGEKPFSCSWDGCDKRFARSDELSRHRRTHTGEKKFVCPVCDRRFMRSDHLTKHARRHMTTKKIPSWQADVRSLNKMAAGKIPPSKSGIATLSMLVPVGSK